A window from Zingiber officinale cultivar Zhangliang chromosome 7A, Zo_v1.1, whole genome shotgun sequence encodes these proteins:
- the LOC122003029 gene encoding methionine aminopeptidase 2B-like isoform X1 — translation MGGNNNEVAKEAADDMKKLDITDYEASQVNATAEKNDAKLLDRNSKVIMSQTTENDDEEAQADGPALNGSAESAKKKKKKSKAKKKKEPLQQTNPPSIPVDELFPSGEFPEGEIQQYKDDNLWRTTSEEKRELERLEKPMYNSVRRAAEVHRQVRKYMRSILKPGMLMTDLCETLENMVRKLIKEDGLQAGIAFPTGCSLNWVAAHWTPNSGDKTVLQYDDVMKLDFGTHIDGRIVDCAFTVAFNPMFNPLLEASREATNAGVKEAGIDVRLCDVGAAIQEVMESYEVEINGKVFQVKSVRNLNGHSIGPYQIHAGKSVPIVKGGEQTKMEEGEFFAIETFASTGKGYVREDLECSHYMKNFDVGHIPLRLPRAKQLLVTINKSFSTLAFCRRYLDRLGETKYLMALKNLCDTGIVQPYPPLCDVKGSYVSQFEHTILLRPTCKEVISRGDDY, via the exons ATGGGTGGTAATAATAATGAAGTAGCTAAGGAAGCAGCTGACGACATGAAAAAGTTGGACATCACTGATTATGAAGCGTCACAA GTAAATGCAACTGCAGAAAAAAATGATGCCAAGTTATTGGACAGAAACAGTAAAGTGATCATGTCTCAGACTACAGAAAATGATGATGAAGAGGCTCAGGCTGATGGTCCTGCTTTAAATGGATCTGCAG AATCtgcaaaaaagaagaagaagaaaagcaaaGCAAA GAAAAAGAAGGAACCACTTCAACAAACTAATCCACCTTCAATTCCTGTTGATGAACTTTTCCCTTCAGGAGAATTCCCTGAGGGTGAAATCCAACAATACAAGGACGA TAACCTCTGGAGGACAACATCTGAAGAGAAAAGAGAACTCGAGCGCCTTGAGAAGCCAATGTATAATTCAGTCCGTCGAGCAGCAGAAGTTCATAGACAG GTTCGGAAATACATGAGGAGTATTTTGAAGCCTGGCATGTTAATGACTGATCTATGTGAAACCTTAGAAAATATGGTTAGGAAATTAATCAAAGAAGATGGTCTCCAAGCTGGAATTGCCTTTCCTACAGGATGCTCCCTGAACTG GGTTGCAGCTCATTGGACGCCAAATTCTGGTGACAAAACTGTACTCCAGTACGATGATGTCATGAAATTAGATTTTGGAACACACATTGATG GGCGCATAGTTGATTGTGCTTTTACAGTAGCATTTAATCCCATGTTTAATCCACTACTTGAAGCGTCTAGAGAAGCTACAAACGCTGGAGTTAAG GAAGCTGGAATAGATGTGCGATTATGTGATGTTGGTGCTGCAATTCAAGAGGTCATGGAATCATATGAGGTTGAAATCAATGGCAAAGTGTTTCAAG TTAAAAGTGTTCGGAACTTGAACGGGCACAGCATTGGGCCATACCAAATTCATGCTGGAAAGTCTGTTCCAATTGTCAAGGGAGGAGAGCAAACAAAGATGGAGGAAGGTGAATTCTTTGCAATCGAAACTTTCGCTTCAACAG GAAAAGGCTATGTCAGAGAGGATTTGGAGTGCAGCCATTACATGAAAAACTTTGATGTGGGACACATTCCGCTGAGGTTGCCTCGAGCAAAGCAGCTTCTTGTTACAATTAACAAAAGCTTCTCAACGTTGGCATTCTGCCGCCGCTACTTGGATCGTCTCGGAGAAACCAAGTATCTTATGGCACTGAAGAATTTGTGTGATACCGGTATCGTGCAG CCATACCCTCCTCTTTGCGACGTGAAGGGAAGCTATGTGTCCCAGTTTGAGCACACAATCTTGCTGCGGCCGACATGTAAAGAAGTCATCTCACGGGGCGACGACTACTGA
- the LOC122003029 gene encoding methionine aminopeptidase 2B-like isoform X2: protein MKRHKLALLQLYNKVNATAEKNDAKLLDRNSKVIMSQTTENDDEEAQADGPALNGSAESAKKKKKKSKAKKKKEPLQQTNPPSIPVDELFPSGEFPEGEIQQYKDDNLWRTTSEEKRELERLEKPMYNSVRRAAEVHRQVRKYMRSILKPGMLMTDLCETLENMVRKLIKEDGLQAGIAFPTGCSLNWVAAHWTPNSGDKTVLQYDDVMKLDFGTHIDGRIVDCAFTVAFNPMFNPLLEASREATNAGVKEAGIDVRLCDVGAAIQEVMESYEVEINGKVFQVKSVRNLNGHSIGPYQIHAGKSVPIVKGGEQTKMEEGEFFAIETFASTGKGYVREDLECSHYMKNFDVGHIPLRLPRAKQLLVTINKSFSTLAFCRRYLDRLGETKYLMALKNLCDTGIVQPYPPLCDVKGSYVSQFEHTILLRPTCKEVISRGDDY, encoded by the exons ATGAAGCGTCACAAGTTAGCTCTTCTGCAATTATATAACAAA GTAAATGCAACTGCAGAAAAAAATGATGCCAAGTTATTGGACAGAAACAGTAAAGTGATCATGTCTCAGACTACAGAAAATGATGATGAAGAGGCTCAGGCTGATGGTCCTGCTTTAAATGGATCTGCAG AATCtgcaaaaaagaagaagaagaaaagcaaaGCAAA GAAAAAGAAGGAACCACTTCAACAAACTAATCCACCTTCAATTCCTGTTGATGAACTTTTCCCTTCAGGAGAATTCCCTGAGGGTGAAATCCAACAATACAAGGACGA TAACCTCTGGAGGACAACATCTGAAGAGAAAAGAGAACTCGAGCGCCTTGAGAAGCCAATGTATAATTCAGTCCGTCGAGCAGCAGAAGTTCATAGACAG GTTCGGAAATACATGAGGAGTATTTTGAAGCCTGGCATGTTAATGACTGATCTATGTGAAACCTTAGAAAATATGGTTAGGAAATTAATCAAAGAAGATGGTCTCCAAGCTGGAATTGCCTTTCCTACAGGATGCTCCCTGAACTG GGTTGCAGCTCATTGGACGCCAAATTCTGGTGACAAAACTGTACTCCAGTACGATGATGTCATGAAATTAGATTTTGGAACACACATTGATG GGCGCATAGTTGATTGTGCTTTTACAGTAGCATTTAATCCCATGTTTAATCCACTACTTGAAGCGTCTAGAGAAGCTACAAACGCTGGAGTTAAG GAAGCTGGAATAGATGTGCGATTATGTGATGTTGGTGCTGCAATTCAAGAGGTCATGGAATCATATGAGGTTGAAATCAATGGCAAAGTGTTTCAAG TTAAAAGTGTTCGGAACTTGAACGGGCACAGCATTGGGCCATACCAAATTCATGCTGGAAAGTCTGTTCCAATTGTCAAGGGAGGAGAGCAAACAAAGATGGAGGAAGGTGAATTCTTTGCAATCGAAACTTTCGCTTCAACAG GAAAAGGCTATGTCAGAGAGGATTTGGAGTGCAGCCATTACATGAAAAACTTTGATGTGGGACACATTCCGCTGAGGTTGCCTCGAGCAAAGCAGCTTCTTGTTACAATTAACAAAAGCTTCTCAACGTTGGCATTCTGCCGCCGCTACTTGGATCGTCTCGGAGAAACCAAGTATCTTATGGCACTGAAGAATTTGTGTGATACCGGTATCGTGCAG CCATACCCTCCTCTTTGCGACGTGAAGGGAAGCTATGTGTCCCAGTTTGAGCACACAATCTTGCTGCGGCCGACATGTAAAGAAGTCATCTCACGGGGCGACGACTACTGA
- the LOC122003031 gene encoding methionine aminopeptidase 2B-like isoform X2 yields MGGNNNEVAKEAARDMKKLDFTDYEASQAYATTEKKDAKLLDSNNKVILSQTTENNDEEAQADGPPLNGSAESAKKKKKKSKAKKKKEPLQQTNPPSIPVDELFPSGEFPEGEIQQYKDDNLWRITSEEKRELERLEKPMYNSVRRAAEVHRQVRKYMRSILKPGMLMTDLCETLENMVRKLIKEDGLEAGIAFPTGCSLNWVAAHWTPNSGDKTVLQYDDVMKLDFGTHIDGRIVDCAFTVAFNPMFNPLLEASREATNAGVKEAGIDVRLCDVGAAIQEVMESYEVEINGKVFQVKSVRNLNGHSIGPYQIHASKSIPIVKGGEQTKMEEGEFFAIETFGSTGKGYVREDLDCSIYMKNFDVGHIPLRLPRAKQLLFTINKNFSTLAFCRRYLDRLGESKYLMALKNLSDTGIVQPCPPLCDVKGSYVSQFEHTILLRPTCKEVISRGDDY; encoded by the exons ATGGGTGGTAATAATAATGAAGTGGCTAAGGAAGCAGCTCGCGACATGAAAAAGTTGGACTTCACTGATTATGAAGCGTCACAA GCATATGCAACTACAGAAAAAAAAGATGCCAAGTTATTGGACAGCAACAATAAAGTGATCCTGTCTCAGACTACAGAAAATAATGACGAAGAGGCTCAGGCAGATGGTCCTCCTTTAAATGGATCTGCAG AATCtgcaaaaaaaaagaagaagaaaagcaaaGCAAA GAAAAAGAAGGAACCACTTCAACAAACTAATCCACCTTCAATTCCTGTTGATGAACTTTTCCCTTCAGGGGAATTCCCAGAGGGTGAAATCCAACAATACAAGGACGA TAACCTCTGGAGGATAACATCTGAAGAGAAAAGAGAGCTGGAGCGCCTTGAGAAGCCAATGTATAATTCAGTCCGCCGAGCAGCAGAAGTTCACAGACAG GTTCGGAAATACATGAGGAGTATTTTGAAGCCTGGCATGCTAATGACTGATCTATGTGAAACCTTAGAAAATATGGTTAGGAAATTAATCAAAGAAGATGGTCTCGAAGCAGGAATTGCCTTTCCAACAGGATGCTCCCTGAACTG GGTTGCAGCTCATTGGACCCCAAATTCTGGTGACAAAACTGTACTCCAGTACGATGATGTCATGAAATTAGATTTTGGAACACACATTGATG GGCGCATAGTTGATTGTGCTTTTACAGTAGCATTTAATCCCATGTTTAATCCACTACTTGAAGCGTCTAGAGAAGCTACAAACGCTGGAGTTAAG GAAGCTGGAATAGATGTGCGATTATGTGATGTTGGTGCTGCAATCCAAGAGGTCATGGAATCATATGAGGTTGAAATCAATGGCAAAGTGTTTCAAG TTAAAAGTGTTCGGAACTTGAACGGGCACAGCATCGGGCCGTACCAAATTCATGCTAGTAAGTCCATTCCAATCGTCAAGGGAGGAGAGCAAACGAAGATGGAGGAAGGTGAATTTTTTGCAATCGAAACTTTCGGTTCAACAG GAAAAGGCTATGTCAGAGAGGATTTGGACTGCAGCATTTACATGAAAAACTTTGATGTGGGACACATTCCGCTGAGGTTGCCTAGAGCAAAGCAGCTTCTTTTTACAATCAACAAAAATTTCTCAACATTGGCCTTCTGCCGGCGCTACTTGGATCGTCTCGGAGAATCCAAGTATCTTATGGCACTGAAGAATTTGAGCGATACCGGCATTGTGCAG CCATGCCCTCCGCTTTGCGACGTGAAAGGAAGCTATGTGTCACAGTTTGAGCACACAATCTTGCTGCGGCCGACATGTAAAGAAGTCATCTCACGGGGCGACGACTACTGA
- the LOC122003031 gene encoding methionine aminopeptidase 2B-like isoform X1 → MDLQNLQKKKKKKSKAKKKKEPLQQTNPPSIPVDELFPSGEFPEGEIQQYKDDNLWRITSEEKRELERLEKPMYNSVRRAAEVHRQVRKYMRSILKPGMLMTDLCETLENMVRKLIKEDGLEAGIAFPTGCSLNWVAAHWTPNSGDKTVLQYDDVMKLDFGTHIDGRIVDCAFTVAFNPMFNPLLEASREATNAGVKEAGIDVRLCDVGAAIQEVMESYEVEINGKVFQVKSVRNLNGHSIGPYQIHASKSIPIVKGGEQTKMEEGEFFAIETFGSTGKGYVREDLDCSIYMKNFDVGHIPLRLPRAKQLLFTINKNFSTLAFCRRYLDRLGESKYLMALKNLSDTGIVQPCPPLCDVKGSYVSQFEHTILLRPTCKEVISRGDDY, encoded by the exons ATGGATCTGCAG AAtctgcaaaaaaaaaagaagaagaaaagcaaaGCAAA GAAAAAGAAGGAACCACTTCAACAAACTAATCCACCTTCAATTCCTGTTGATGAACTTTTCCCTTCAGGGGAATTCCCAGAGGGTGAAATCCAACAATACAAGGACGA TAACCTCTGGAGGATAACATCTGAAGAGAAAAGAGAGCTGGAGCGCCTTGAGAAGCCAATGTATAATTCAGTCCGCCGAGCAGCAGAAGTTCACAGACAG GTTCGGAAATACATGAGGAGTATTTTGAAGCCTGGCATGCTAATGACTGATCTATGTGAAACCTTAGAAAATATGGTTAGGAAATTAATCAAAGAAGATGGTCTCGAAGCAGGAATTGCCTTTCCAACAGGATGCTCCCTGAACTG GGTTGCAGCTCATTGGACCCCAAATTCTGGTGACAAAACTGTACTCCAGTACGATGATGTCATGAAATTAGATTTTGGAACACACATTGATG GGCGCATAGTTGATTGTGCTTTTACAGTAGCATTTAATCCCATGTTTAATCCACTACTTGAAGCGTCTAGAGAAGCTACAAACGCTGGAGTTAAG GAAGCTGGAATAGATGTGCGATTATGTGATGTTGGTGCTGCAATCCAAGAGGTCATGGAATCATATGAGGTTGAAATCAATGGCAAAGTGTTTCAAG TTAAAAGTGTTCGGAACTTGAACGGGCACAGCATCGGGCCGTACCAAATTCATGCTAGTAAGTCCATTCCAATCGTCAAGGGAGGAGAGCAAACGAAGATGGAGGAAGGTGAATTTTTTGCAATCGAAACTTTCGGTTCAACAG GAAAAGGCTATGTCAGAGAGGATTTGGACTGCAGCATTTACATGAAAAACTTTGATGTGGGACACATTCCGCTGAGGTTGCCTAGAGCAAAGCAGCTTCTTTTTACAATCAACAAAAATTTCTCAACATTGGCCTTCTGCCGGCGCTACTTGGATCGTCTCGGAGAATCCAAGTATCTTATGGCACTGAAGAATTTGAGCGATACCGGCATTGTGCAG CCATGCCCTCCGCTTTGCGACGTGAAAGGAAGCTATGTGTCACAGTTTGAGCACACAATCTTGCTGCGGCCGACATGTAAAGAAGTCATCTCACGGGGCGACGACTACTGA